From one Catellatospora sp. IY07-71 genomic stretch:
- a CDS encoding rhodanese-like domain-containing protein, whose product MEIVSFRTPGLGDQTYLLTHDGHGVLVDPQRDIDRFLAEAAERDVQLRFVLETHLHNDYVSGGRQAALRSGAELVLPAAAAPAYPHTPAFHLEDIRGGQGLVLRPIHTPGHTPEHTSYLILIDGEPVAVFSGGSLLVASAGRPDLLGRPRARTLARLQHGSLHRLAGLPRGVELLPTHGEGSFCTASGAGRHTSTIGAEIDTNPLLAVPDVETFADRLLADPMPIPAFYQYMGPANTLGMPPMPPVIAPELHADQLPAGAHVVDIRPRPVMAAGHLPGSLGIELGVDFGSWAGWLLPHDEAIVLVADRDQDIPEAVTQLARIGVDTVAGVVHDLGDRATARFELLDLPAFATRAAAAGAQLLDVRMPSEHAAIAIEHAAHRFLPDLITEGVPAELDPARPVLVACGSGRRAAIAATLLLRHGYQPVALDRAGVPDLAAAQAA is encoded by the coding sequence ATGGAGATCGTCTCGTTCCGCACTCCGGGTCTGGGCGACCAGACCTACCTGCTGACCCATGACGGGCACGGCGTGCTCGTCGACCCGCAGCGTGACATCGACCGGTTCCTGGCCGAAGCCGCCGAGCGTGACGTGCAGCTGCGATTCGTGCTGGAGACCCACCTGCACAACGACTACGTCTCCGGTGGCCGGCAGGCCGCCCTGCGCAGCGGCGCCGAGCTGGTCCTGCCCGCCGCGGCGGCCCCCGCTTACCCCCATACGCCGGCATTCCACCTGGAGGACATCCGAGGTGGGCAGGGCCTGGTCCTGCGGCCGATCCACACCCCTGGCCATACTCCGGAGCACACGAGCTACCTGATCCTGATCGATGGCGAACCGGTCGCCGTGTTCTCCGGCGGCAGCCTGCTGGTGGCTTCCGCCGGCCGCCCCGACCTGCTCGGCCGGCCGCGCGCCCGCACCCTGGCCAGGCTCCAGCACGGGTCGCTGCACCGGCTCGCCGGGCTGCCCCGTGGCGTCGAGCTGCTGCCCACGCACGGCGAAGGCTCGTTCTGCACCGCCTCCGGCGCCGGCCGCCACACCTCCACCATCGGCGCCGAGATCGACACCAACCCGCTGTTGGCCGTACCCGACGTCGAAACCTTCGCCGACCGGCTGCTGGCGGACCCCATGCCGATCCCCGCGTTCTACCAGTACATGGGCCCGGCCAACACGTTGGGCATGCCACCCATGCCCCCGGTCATCGCGCCCGAACTGCATGCCGACCAGCTGCCCGCCGGCGCCCACGTCGTGGACATCCGGCCTCGGCCGGTCATGGCCGCAGGTCACCTGCCCGGCTCGCTCGGCATCGAACTGGGCGTGGACTTCGGCTCGTGGGCCGGGTGGCTGCTACCCCACGACGAGGCGATCGTCCTGGTCGCCGACCGGGACCAGGACATCCCCGAAGCCGTCACACAGCTGGCGCGGATCGGTGTCGACACCGTCGCCGGCGTCGTCCACGACCTCGGCGACCGTGCCACCGCCCGGTTCGAGCTGCTCGACCTGCCCGCCTTCGCGACGCGAGCAGCCGCCGCCGGCGCGCAACTCCTCGACGTGCGCATGCCGAGCGAACACGCCGCCATCGCGATCGAGCACGCGGCGCACCGCTTCCTGCCCGACCTGATCACCGAAGGCGTCCCCGCCGAGCTCGACCCCGCCCGCCCCGTCCTGGTCGCGTGCGGCTCCGGGCGCCGCGCCGCCATCGCGGCGACCCTGCTGCTGCGCCACGGCTACCAGCCGGTCGCCCTCGACCGAGCCGGCGTGCCTGACCTCGCCGCCGCCCAGGCCGCCTGA
- a CDS encoding metal-sensitive transcriptional regulator, which produces MQLNEALAGDALTRLKRAQGQLASVISMIEEGEECEKVLTQLAAVSRALDRAGFKLVASGMRHCQRARERGEEPPMTEEELEKLFLALA; this is translated from the coding sequence ATGCAGCTCAACGAAGCCCTCGCCGGTGACGCGCTCACCCGCCTCAAGCGGGCGCAGGGCCAGCTCGCCTCGGTCATCTCCATGATCGAAGAGGGTGAGGAGTGCGAGAAGGTCCTCACCCAACTCGCCGCGGTGTCGCGAGCGCTGGACCGGGCCGGGTTCAAGCTGGTCGCATCCGGGATGCGGCACTGCCAGCGCGCCCGCGAGCGCGGCGAGGAACCGCCGATGACCGAGGAAGAGCTGGAGAAGCTTTTCCTGGCTCTGGCCTGA
- a CDS encoding HPP family protein gives MKAIYATPVPADMRHCAWTRRPVTEVMSSPVLAAPSSVTLDEALQQMLTGGFRHLAIVDEQGCCVGVLAARAVAAAAAGHRSLAELTAAEVLDHEAAVLDSHAVVVDAARLMRSTAVDAVALVDDSGHPVGMLTSSDLIRLIAS, from the coding sequence ATGAAAGCGATCTATGCAACCCCGGTGCCGGCCGACATGCGGCATTGCGCCTGGACCCGCCGGCCCGTGACCGAGGTCATGAGCAGCCCGGTGCTGGCGGCACCGTCGTCGGTAACCCTTGACGAGGCACTGCAGCAGATGCTCACCGGCGGGTTCCGGCATCTGGCGATCGTCGATGAACAGGGGTGCTGCGTCGGGGTGCTGGCCGCTCGCGCCGTCGCCGCCGCGGCAGCCGGGCACCGCAGCCTCGCCGAGCTGACCGCCGCCGAGGTGCTCGACCACGAGGCCGCGGTGCTCGATTCACACGCCGTGGTCGTGGACGCGGCGCGGCTGATGAGGTCGACGGCGGTCGACGCCGTCGCGCTGGTCGACGACAGCGGCCACCCGGTCGGCATGCTCACCAGCAGCGACCTGATCAGGCTCATCGCGTCGTGA
- a CDS encoding nitroreductase, translating to MTDDPAAHGDEVLEAYQRAAEVGGRAPSVHNTQPWRWLATRSGLELRADRSRQLHAADPDGRLLTISCGAALHHARLALHAAGWVPQVARMPDARSADALAEITVSGHGPTTAQQRRLFDEIDIRHTDRRPTVERKVPHDALQLIRQAAVDEGAGLHWLAEPDLDDLAVAAARANEIGLADPDQRAEMDYWVGGTRPTRTGVPSDAVPQSAPQTDVPGRDFGRPGTLDAGHGHARSAVYGLLFTSGDQPGDWLRAGEALSACWLKATDLGVAVLPLSSVVEVPATREIVHRMLAGAGYPMLVLRFGLADQDQAPVPGTPRLPAERTTWPGQIPQP from the coding sequence ATGACCGACGACCCGGCAGCACACGGCGATGAGGTCCTCGAGGCGTACCAGCGGGCGGCGGAGGTAGGGGGCCGCGCGCCGTCGGTGCACAACACGCAGCCATGGCGGTGGCTGGCCACCCGTTCTGGCCTGGAGCTTCGCGCCGACCGCAGCCGGCAGTTGCATGCTGCCGACCCGGACGGGCGGCTGCTGACGATCAGCTGCGGGGCGGCGCTGCACCACGCCCGGCTCGCCCTGCACGCAGCCGGGTGGGTGCCGCAGGTGGCGCGGATGCCCGACGCCCGGTCCGCCGACGCCCTGGCGGAGATCACGGTGAGCGGGCACGGGCCGACCACGGCACAGCAGCGGCGGCTGTTCGACGAGATCGACATCCGGCACACCGACCGCCGCCCGACCGTCGAGCGCAAAGTGCCGCACGACGCCCTGCAACTCATCCGGCAGGCCGCGGTCGACGAAGGCGCCGGCCTGCACTGGCTCGCCGAACCGGACCTCGACGACCTGGCCGTGGCCGCGGCCCGCGCCAACGAGATCGGCCTGGCCGATCCCGACCAGCGGGCGGAGATGGACTACTGGGTCGGCGGCACCCGCCCTACCCGCACCGGCGTGCCGTCCGACGCCGTCCCTCAGTCGGCTCCGCAGACGGACGTGCCGGGCCGGGACTTCGGACGGCCGGGCACCCTCGACGCCGGGCACGGCCACGCCCGATCGGCCGTCTACGGGCTGCTGTTCACCTCCGGTGACCAGCCCGGTGACTGGCTGCGGGCGGGGGAGGCGCTGTCGGCGTGCTGGCTGAAGGCCACCGACCTCGGTGTGGCGGTGCTGCCGCTCAGTTCGGTGGTCGAGGTCCCCGCGACGCGGGAGATCGTGCACCGGATGCTGGCTGGCGCCGGTTATCCGATGCTCGTGCTGCGGTTCGGGTTGGCCGACCAGGACCAGGCGCCGGTGCCCGGCACACCGCGGCTGCCGGCAGAGCGGACCACCTGGCCAGGCCAGATCCCACAGCCGTAG
- a CDS encoding HPP family protein: MRITTKVGLQTADLPVRQVMSQPPCCAHTSSVLEQALAGMGRERLRHLVAVDDAGRCAGVISDRVIAAAWAADPASLSHRTVGSVIDRQPAVVGADATVMDAARLMGAAGVDAVAVVDRRGVAVGIVTGSDLVALLAR; encoded by the coding sequence ATGAGGATCACGACGAAGGTGGGTTTGCAGACGGCGGACCTGCCGGTACGGCAGGTCATGAGCCAGCCGCCGTGCTGCGCGCACACGTCCAGCGTCCTAGAGCAAGCGCTGGCCGGGATGGGCCGCGAGCGGCTGCGGCATCTGGTCGCCGTAGACGACGCCGGCCGCTGCGCAGGGGTGATCTCCGACCGGGTGATCGCAGCTGCCTGGGCTGCGGACCCGGCGTCCCTGTCCCACCGGACGGTCGGCTCGGTCATCGATCGGCAACCTGCCGTGGTCGGCGCGGACGCGACGGTCATGGACGCCGCTCGGCTGATGGGCGCGGCCGGCGTCGACGCCGTCGCTGTCGTCGACCGGCGCGGTGTGGCCGTCGGGATCGTCACCGGCTCCGATCTGGTGGCGCTGCTGGCCAGGTGA
- a CDS encoding nitroreductase family protein, translating to MNITGLQLRGALIEAARDALAAPSVFNTQPWIWRTSTESLQLFADEHRRLATDPDGRQLMISCGCALHHACVALSANGLIPDVQRRRAETINGPLAVVTVREAAAHDTQLNLYRAMARRRTDRRAFTAEPVSSATVSTLIAAAEQHGAHLQPLTADHLTVLRQVAGEAAVRQATEPAYQEELLRWTNRPAEAGDGVPAVTAVTASERRVPVRDFTYFSSGYSAGPEHDVGAVYGLLFTDADTLTDRLRAGEALSAVLLTATAAGLGSSPFSDVIEFPDLRAKLLRLISGPGQPQILVRVGHPPPGRPAQSPRRPAAQMLDPP from the coding sequence ATGAACATCACAGGGCTGCAACTTCGAGGTGCCCTGATCGAGGCGGCACGCGATGCGCTGGCCGCGCCGTCGGTCTTCAACACCCAGCCGTGGATCTGGCGGACCAGCACCGAAAGCCTTCAGCTGTTCGCCGACGAGCATCGGCGGCTGGCCACGGATCCAGACGGCCGCCAACTGATGATCAGCTGCGGCTGCGCCCTGCACCACGCCTGCGTCGCGCTGTCAGCAAACGGCCTGATCCCCGACGTGCAGCGCCGGCGCGCAGAGACGATCAACGGTCCGCTGGCGGTCGTCACCGTTCGGGAAGCCGCCGCCCACGACACGCAGCTGAACCTGTATCGGGCGATGGCCCGCCGCCGCACCGACCGCCGCGCTTTCACCGCCGAACCGGTCAGCAGCGCCACCGTCAGCACCCTGATAGCCGCCGCCGAGCAGCACGGCGCACACCTGCAGCCGCTGACCGCCGACCACCTGACCGTCCTACGGCAGGTGGCCGGTGAGGCCGCCGTACGGCAGGCCACCGAACCCGCGTACCAGGAGGAACTGCTGCGGTGGACGAACCGGCCCGCCGAGGCGGGCGACGGCGTTCCCGCGGTCACCGCGGTGACCGCATCCGAACGCCGGGTGCCGGTCCGGGACTTCACATACTTCAGCTCCGGGTACTCCGCCGGGCCCGAACACGACGTCGGCGCCGTGTACGGGCTGCTGTTCACTGACGCCGACACGCTCACCGACCGGCTGCGTGCCGGTGAGGCGCTGTCGGCGGTCTTGCTGACCGCGACCGCCGCCGGGCTCGGATCGTCGCCGTTCAGCGACGTCATCGAGTTCCCCGACCTGCGGGCGAAGTTGCTGCGGCTGATATCGGGGCCGGGACAGCCGCAGATCCTGGTCCGTGTCGGACACCCGCCGCCCGGGCGTCCGGCTCAGAGCCCACGCCGCCCAGCCGCGCAGATGCTCGACCCGCCGTGA
- a CDS encoding universal stress protein: protein MTTATPAARPVAAGTLRADRIDAVLFDLDGVLTDTASLHAAAWKQAFDAALLAHAGPDARPFDAEADYGAHVDGRPRLDGARGFLESRGLPLPEGNPDTAAGSPIRAPDAPVGRHRGHMDPDAAQPRAAGRDHPVIAGVDGSECGMFAAHYAARRARERSAPLELVCGYQSALYGFSPPWLGGEYLAADQGAARQAAEEALVGVTAQVREQFPDLEVRSHLKAGAGAPVLIEESRRAALLVVGSRGAGGFTGLLLGSVSSQVAAHAHTAVVVFRPTGADADGSGSAATLSGPVMVGYDGSPTAQAALTFAAREALLRHTTLILVNVHWQAPWYRGDEPAVDPVEAARAEAEQLLADAITPWRAEHAELAVELRTVHSLNAEHALIDAGKDAGLTVVGSRGRGGFTGMLLGSVSHALVEHAHGPVAVVHTT, encoded by the coding sequence GTGACCACCGCCACGCCTGCGGCGCGACCCGTCGCCGCCGGAACGCTGCGGGCCGACCGGATCGACGCGGTCCTCTTCGACCTCGACGGTGTGCTGACCGACACCGCGAGCTTGCACGCCGCAGCCTGGAAACAGGCATTCGACGCGGCCCTGCTGGCCCATGCCGGGCCTGACGCGAGACCGTTCGACGCCGAAGCCGACTACGGCGCACACGTCGACGGCCGACCGCGCCTGGACGGAGCGCGCGGCTTCCTCGAGTCCCGCGGCCTGCCTCTGCCAGAGGGCAACCCGGACACGGCAGCCGGATCTCCGATTCGGGCGCCTGACGCACCGGTCGGGCGGCATCGTGGACACATGGACCCTGACGCCGCCCAACCGCGCGCCGCTGGACGCGACCATCCGGTGATCGCCGGGGTGGACGGCTCCGAATGCGGCATGTTCGCCGCCCACTACGCCGCCCGGCGTGCCCGTGAGCGCAGCGCGCCACTGGAACTGGTCTGCGGTTACCAGAGCGCCCTGTACGGCTTCAGCCCACCCTGGTTGGGCGGGGAGTACCTGGCAGCCGATCAAGGCGCCGCTCGGCAGGCCGCCGAAGAGGCCCTAGTCGGTGTCACCGCGCAGGTCCGCGAGCAGTTTCCCGACCTGGAAGTGCGTTCCCATCTGAAGGCCGGCGCCGGAGCACCTGTCCTGATCGAGGAGTCCCGCCGGGCGGCGCTGCTCGTCGTGGGCAGCCGGGGCGCCGGCGGCTTCACCGGCCTGCTGCTCGGCTCGGTGTCATCCCAGGTCGCGGCCCACGCCCACACCGCGGTCGTCGTCTTCCGGCCCACCGGCGCCGACGCCGACGGCAGCGGATCCGCCGCGACGCTCAGCGGGCCTGTCATGGTCGGCTACGACGGATCCCCGACCGCACAAGCGGCGCTGACGTTCGCCGCGCGCGAGGCGCTACTGCGCCACACCACCCTGATCCTCGTCAACGTCCACTGGCAGGCCCCCTGGTACCGCGGCGACGAACCTGCCGTGGACCCGGTCGAAGCCGCACGCGCAGAGGCCGAGCAGCTGCTCGCCGACGCGATCACGCCGTGGCGCGCCGAGCACGCGGAACTGGCAGTCGAACTACGGACCGTGCACAGCCTCAACGCCGAACATGCCCTCATCGACGCCGGCAAGGACGCCGGGTTGACGGTCGTCGGGTCGCGCGGCCGCGGCGGCTTCACCGGCATGCTGCTGGGCTCGGTCAGCCATGCCCTCGTCGAGCACGCCCACGGCCCCGTCGCGGTCGTCCACACCACCTGA
- a CDS encoding cation-transporting P-type ATPase produces MTVTDTARLDSGYPAGLSRTEAAARLAAEGPNEVARPHPPRLGRRIVAQLTDPLVSLLLAAAAVTTVLGDWADTAIIVLVVCLNTAIGVAQQVRADRAVAALDSLTAPSARVIRDATETVIPAAGLVRGDVVRTEAGDVVPADLLLREAHRCRADEAALTGESVPVSREAGDELFAGTVLVTGRAVGTVVRTGAASALGRIAQLVATTSSGPTPLQRRLARLSRIIGATAVALCLVVFAIGLLAGRPLLLMALTAVSLVVAAVPESLPAVVTLALAQGAHRMARHQAIPRSLHAVETLGSVTVVASDKTGTLTENRMTVRQAVTPGLHAHITGDGYAPSGAIAGVPIPAPDALTELARTGLLCSDATVLPPDTDRSAWTAAGDPLEAALVTFAARCGLDPAATRAAAPRLAEHPFDQATRQMTTVHRDGDRYLTICKGAPETVLAAPVVDPADPDVAAARQAAADLTSAGLRVLAVAAAHTDTPGNPIAPTRLRPLGVVGIEDPLRPAAAATAAAFARAGIRLMLITGDHPGTAAHIAAKLGIWTLGDPIGTGDRPDLAHQVHVYARTQPEQKLDIVTELQQHGHVVAMTGDGVNDAPALTRADIGVAMGGGTEVARQAADLVLVDDNLTTLEHAVAEGRRVYDNIRRFLRYGLAGGAAELAVMLIGPLLGLGVPLLPGQILWINLLTHGLPGVALGAEPAEPDVLRRPPRPPDEQVLGDGLLRGILAIGALLTGVTLATGVYAHTAGWPWQSMVFVVLGLAQLGIALASRATRPPGTRWANLGLLVAVALSATAQLAAVAVPGLRTLLGTQPLNGSQLAFCAAVAVLPGAITAAWRTLHRPPAVPREESR; encoded by the coding sequence ATGACGGTCACCGACACCGCGCGCCTCGACAGCGGATACCCGGCAGGACTCAGCCGCACCGAGGCTGCCGCGAGGCTGGCCGCCGAAGGACCCAACGAAGTGGCGCGACCGCACCCGCCGCGGCTGGGCCGCCGCATCGTCGCACAACTGACCGACCCACTGGTGTCGCTGCTGCTTGCCGCCGCCGCCGTCACGACGGTGCTCGGCGACTGGGCCGACACCGCGATCATCGTGCTGGTCGTGTGCCTGAACACCGCGATCGGTGTGGCGCAGCAGGTACGCGCCGACCGGGCGGTCGCGGCACTGGACAGCCTGACCGCCCCATCCGCGCGGGTGATCCGCGACGCAACCGAGACCGTCATCCCCGCCGCCGGTCTGGTCCGCGGCGACGTCGTCCGGACCGAGGCCGGCGACGTGGTCCCGGCTGACCTGCTGCTGCGTGAGGCGCACCGCTGCCGGGCAGACGAGGCGGCGCTGACCGGTGAGTCCGTGCCGGTGTCCCGTGAGGCGGGAGATGAGCTGTTCGCCGGAACGGTGCTGGTCACCGGCCGCGCGGTCGGCACTGTGGTGCGTACCGGCGCGGCCAGCGCGCTCGGACGCATCGCGCAGCTCGTCGCCACGACCAGCAGCGGCCCCACGCCGCTGCAACGGCGCCTGGCCCGCCTCAGCCGGATCATCGGCGCGACCGCGGTAGCGCTGTGCCTGGTCGTATTCGCGATCGGCCTGCTGGCCGGGCGTCCGCTGCTGCTCATGGCCCTGACCGCGGTCAGCCTCGTCGTCGCGGCCGTGCCCGAATCGCTGCCGGCCGTGGTGACCCTCGCCCTGGCGCAGGGCGCCCACCGCATGGCCCGCCATCAGGCGATCCCACGCAGCCTCCACGCCGTGGAGACCCTGGGCTCGGTCACCGTCGTCGCCTCCGACAAGACCGGCACCCTCACCGAGAACCGCATGACCGTCCGCCAGGCGGTCACACCGGGTCTACACGCACACATCACCGGCGACGGCTACGCCCCCAGCGGCGCCATCGCCGGCGTCCCGATCCCGGCCCCCGACGCGCTGACCGAACTGGCCCGCACCGGGCTGCTGTGCTCCGACGCCACCGTGCTGCCGCCCGACACCGACCGCTCCGCCTGGACCGCGGCCGGGGACCCGCTCGAGGCCGCCCTGGTCACCTTCGCCGCACGCTGCGGCCTGGACCCCGCTGCCACTCGAGCCGCCGCGCCCCGGCTCGCCGAACACCCGTTCGACCAGGCCACCCGCCAGATGACCACCGTGCACCGCGACGGCGACCGGTACCTGACCATCTGCAAGGGCGCACCCGAAACCGTCCTGGCCGCACCCGTCGTCGACCCCGCCGACCCCGACGTGGCCGCCGCCCGCCAGGCCGCGGCCGACCTCACCTCCGCTGGCCTGCGGGTACTGGCCGTAGCCGCCGCGCACACCGACACACCCGGCAACCCCATCGCGCCGACCCGACTACGGCCGCTGGGCGTCGTCGGCATCGAAGACCCGCTTCGGCCCGCCGCAGCCGCCACCGCAGCCGCGTTCGCCCGCGCCGGCATCCGCCTCATGCTGATCACCGGTGACCACCCCGGCACCGCCGCGCACATCGCCGCCAAGCTCGGCATCTGGACCCTCGGCGACCCGATCGGCACCGGCGACCGCCCCGACCTCGCCCACCAGGTCCACGTATACGCCCGCACCCAACCCGAGCAGAAACTCGACATCGTCACCGAGCTGCAGCAGCACGGCCACGTCGTGGCGATGACCGGCGATGGCGTCAACGACGCGCCCGCGCTGACCCGCGCCGACATCGGCGTGGCGATGGGCGGCGGCACCGAGGTCGCCCGCCAGGCCGCCGACCTCGTCCTCGTCGACGACAACCTCACCACCCTGGAACACGCCGTGGCCGAAGGCCGCCGCGTGTACGACAACATCCGCCGCTTCCTGCGCTACGGACTGGCCGGCGGCGCCGCAGAACTCGCCGTCATGCTCATCGGTCCGCTGCTCGGCCTGGGCGTCCCGCTGCTGCCCGGCCAGATCCTGTGGATCAATCTGCTCACCCACGGGCTGCCCGGCGTCGCCCTGGGTGCCGAACCCGCCGAGCCGGACGTGCTGCGCCGCCCGCCGCGCCCGCCCGACGAGCAGGTTCTCGGCGACGGGCTGCTGCGCGGCATCCTGGCCATCGGGGCGCTGCTGACCGGGGTCACTCTCGCCACCGGCGTCTACGCCCATACCGCGGGCTGGCCCTGGCAGTCCATGGTGTTCGTCGTGCTCGGCCTGGCCCAGCTCGGCATCGCCCTGGCCTCCCGCGCCACCCGCCCACCCGGCACCCGCTGGGCCAACCTCGGCCTACTGGTCGCGGTCGCCCTGTCGGCAACCGCGCAGTTGGCCGCCGTCGCCGTACCCGGACTGCGGACCCTGCTGGGCACCCAGCCGCTCAACGGGTCTCAGCTGGCGTTCTGCGCCGCGGTCGCGGTCCTGCCCGGTGCGATCACCGCTGCCTGGCGCACCCTGCACCGCCCACCAGCGGTCCCACGCGAGGAGTCGCGATGA
- a CDS encoding nitroreductase family protein, translating to MATEHTDQAQPLRDAARTALAAPSVFNTQPWHWQTTGRKLLLRADRTRQLHGADPDGRMLTISCGVALHHARVALAATGHDTEVTLLPDPADPDLLAELAIVGPREPRLDELQQCAAIRHRRTDRRPFTSQPVPEPACHALVITGERQGAHVHLVAADQIPVLALAAVRAGALQLSDPEYRAELADWTHRPPWSGDGVPTATAVRAAPRRVPVRDYAPFGGETMRPGPDTDAGARYLMIYTDEDNPAAWLHAGQALSAILLTAQVDGLGSAPISDITEVGATRDDLRRLLPGLGHPQMCVRVGHARCGLPPPTARRSYEESVST from the coding sequence ATGGCAACCGAACACACCGACCAGGCACAACCGCTGCGCGACGCCGCCCGCACCGCACTGGCGGCCCCGTCGGTCTTCAACACCCAGCCATGGCACTGGCAGACCACCGGCCGGAAACTCCTTCTGCGCGCCGACCGCACCCGCCAGCTGCACGGGGCCGACCCCGACGGCCGGATGCTCACCATCAGCTGCGGCGTGGCACTGCACCATGCCCGCGTCGCACTGGCCGCCACCGGCCACGACACCGAGGTCACGCTGCTACCCGACCCAGCCGACCCGGACCTGCTCGCCGAACTGGCCATCGTCGGCCCCCGCGAACCCCGGCTGGACGAGCTGCAGCAGTGCGCCGCGATCAGGCACCGACGCACCGACCGGCGCCCGTTCACCAGCCAACCGGTACCCGAACCTGCCTGCCACGCCCTGGTCATCACCGGCGAGCGGCAAGGAGCCCACGTCCACCTGGTCGCAGCCGACCAGATCCCGGTCCTGGCCCTGGCCGCCGTGCGTGCCGGAGCCCTGCAGCTGTCCGACCCCGAATACCGCGCCGAACTCGCCGACTGGACGCACCGCCCGCCATGGAGCGGCGACGGCGTACCCACCGCCACCGCCGTACGGGCCGCCCCGCGGCGCGTTCCGGTACGCGACTACGCGCCGTTCGGCGGGGAGACGATGCGACCGGGCCCCGACACCGACGCCGGCGCCCGATACCTCATGATCTACACCGACGAAGACAACCCGGCAGCATGGCTGCACGCTGGTCAGGCACTGTCCGCCATCCTGCTCACCGCTCAGGTCGACGGGCTGGGCAGCGCACCCATCAGCGACATCACCGAAGTCGGCGCCACCCGCGACGACCTTCGCCGGCTGCTGCCGGGGCTCGGCCACCCGCAGATGTGCGTGCGCGTCGGACACGCACGGTGCGGACTTCCTCCACCCACCGCCCGTCGCAGCTACGAAGAATCCGTCAGCACCTGA
- a CDS encoding MFS transporter yields the protein MTAAANRAAAPARGGGTPATGHRLIAVLAATATVGYGVLYYTFSVVLHPIAATLHTSTAVITGAYTASVLVAAAAAIPVGRYLDRRSARGLMTGGAALGSLALAGLSQATQVWQVYAAFTLIGLAAATSLYEAAFTVVVHQLGPDRRAGAVLAITIVAGFASTIFIPTTGWLTEHHGWRTALLVLAALHAAVTITGHAVAIPAGAPDKSATHTPGSPHPADVRTLLDRGFWLLTISFVTHGIATSAVSVHLVGYLTHAGHPATTAAAIAGMLGALSVTGRIATTTLGRRHPITTTTAAVFALQAAAAAALPLLGGTVAGAVACVAVFGLGFGVGTIARPAIIVDRYGTTAYGAISGTLTVPITIAKAAAPLAVAGATGSILMAAVALLCLTAASALAGLRTAPRPAAVSDLTART from the coding sequence GTGACCGCCGCCGCGAACCGTGCCGCCGCCCCCGCCCGGGGCGGCGGCACGCCCGCAACCGGGCACCGTCTGATCGCCGTGCTGGCCGCGACCGCGACCGTCGGCTACGGAGTGCTGTACTACACGTTCTCCGTCGTCCTGCATCCGATCGCCGCGACCCTGCACACCAGCACCGCAGTGATCACCGGCGCCTACACCGCCAGCGTCCTGGTCGCCGCCGCAGCCGCGATCCCCGTGGGCCGCTATCTCGACCGCCGCAGCGCGCGCGGGCTCATGACCGGCGGCGCCGCACTGGGGTCCCTCGCCCTGGCCGGCCTGTCGCAGGCCACGCAGGTGTGGCAGGTGTACGCGGCGTTCACCCTCATCGGACTGGCCGCGGCCACCAGCCTCTACGAAGCCGCGTTCACCGTCGTCGTGCACCAACTCGGCCCGGACCGCCGCGCCGGCGCGGTGCTGGCCATCACGATCGTCGCCGGGTTCGCCTCCACCATCTTCATCCCCACCACCGGCTGGCTCACCGAACACCACGGCTGGCGTACCGCGCTGCTCGTCCTCGCCGCGCTGCACGCGGCTGTCACCATCACCGGCCACGCCGTCGCGATCCCCGCCGGCGCCCCTGATAAATCTGCGACACACACACCTGGCAGCCCGCACCCGGCCGACGTCCGAACGCTGCTCGACCGCGGATTCTGGCTGCTGACCATCTCATTCGTCACCCACGGCATCGCGACCTCGGCCGTCAGCGTCCACCTCGTCGGCTACCTCACCCACGCGGGCCACCCCGCGACCACCGCCGCCGCAATCGCCGGCATGCTCGGCGCGCTGTCGGTCACCGGCCGCATCGCCACCACCACCCTGGGCCGCCGCCACCCGATCACCACCACGACCGCAGCGGTGTTCGCGCTACAGGCAGCGGCCGCAGCCGCACTACCCCTGCTCGGCGGGACCGTCGCCGGTGCCGTGGCCTGCGTCGCGGTGTTCGGACTCGGATTCGGCGTCGGGACCATCGCCCGCCCCGCGATCATCGTCGACCGCTACGGCACCACCGCCTACGGCGCCATCTCCGGCACCCTCACCGTCCCCATCACCATCGCCAAGGCTGCCGCACCGCTGGCCGTGGCCGGCGCGACCGGGAGCATTCTCATGGCCGCCGTCGCACTGCTATGCCTGACCGCCGCATCAGCCCTGGCCGGCCTGCGGACCGCACCCCGACCGGCCGCTGTCAGCGACCTTACGGCACGCACATGA